One part of the Luteibacter yeojuensis genome encodes these proteins:
- the cydB gene encoding cytochrome d ubiquinol oxidase subunit II, translating into MTIDLPVIWAAIIGFGVFLYVMLDGFDLGIGLIFPFFDREGERQVMLNTVAPVWDGNETWMVLGGASLYAVFPVAYSVLLPATYLPIVAMLCGLIFRGVAFEIRAKARRTQHLWDLAFIGGSGVATFAQGVILGTLLQGVTVRDGKFAGGAFDWFTPFNLFTGIGLLVTYATLGCGWLLMKTEGELRRRMGVLMRPLTLVLGATVGIVSLWTVLGQPAVAMRWFSRPNLYFFLPVPLLVLACLAGILVSLRRGADRTPFLLTLAILFLGYTGLIISIFPNIVPPSLDIWTASAPRSSQLFTLVGAAIVIPIILAYTALAYWVFRGKVRADDPGYH; encoded by the coding sequence ATGACCATCGACCTGCCAGTCATCTGGGCGGCCATCATCGGCTTCGGCGTCTTCCTCTACGTGATGCTCGACGGCTTCGACCTCGGCATCGGCCTCATCTTCCCCTTCTTCGACCGCGAGGGCGAACGGCAGGTGATGCTCAACACCGTCGCCCCCGTATGGGACGGTAACGAGACATGGATGGTATTGGGCGGCGCGTCGCTCTATGCCGTGTTTCCCGTCGCCTATTCCGTGCTGTTGCCGGCCACCTACCTGCCGATCGTGGCGATGCTGTGCGGCCTGATCTTCCGCGGGGTGGCGTTCGAGATCCGCGCGAAGGCGCGGCGTACCCAGCACTTGTGGGACCTGGCCTTCATCGGCGGTTCCGGCGTCGCCACCTTCGCCCAGGGCGTGATCCTCGGCACCCTGCTGCAAGGCGTGACGGTACGCGACGGGAAGTTCGCCGGCGGCGCATTCGACTGGTTCACGCCGTTCAACCTCTTCACAGGCATCGGCCTGCTGGTGACGTACGCCACGCTCGGCTGCGGCTGGCTGCTGATGAAGACCGAGGGCGAGCTGCGGCGGCGCATGGGCGTGCTGATGCGCCCCCTCACCCTCGTGCTCGGCGCGACCGTGGGCATCGTCAGCCTCTGGACCGTCCTCGGCCAGCCCGCCGTGGCGATGCGCTGGTTCTCGAGACCGAACCTGTACTTCTTCCTGCCGGTGCCGCTGCTAGTCCTGGCCTGCCTCGCGGGCATCCTCGTCAGCCTGCGCCGAGGTGCCGACCGCACGCCGTTCCTGCTGACGCTGGCCATCCTCTTCCTCGGCTATACCGGCCTCATCATCAGCATCTTCCCGAACATCGTTCCGCCGTCGCTGGACATCTGGACGGCGTCGGCACCGCGCTCGAGCCAGCTGTTCACGCTGGTGGGCGCGGCCATCGTCATTCCCATCATCCTCGCGTATACCGCGCTGGCCTATTGGGTGTTCCGCGGCAAGGTGCGCGCGGACGATCCGGGTTACCACTGA
- a CDS encoding DUF2474 family protein: protein MVARSRWRQAAWFALLYVGGVLAVGVVAALFRLLVPR, encoded by the coding sequence ATGGTCGCGCGCAGCCGCTGGCGACAGGCCGCATGGTTCGCGCTGCTCTACGTCGGCGGGGTCCTCGCCGTCGGCGTCGTCGCCGCGTTGTTCCGCTTGCTCGTGCCGCGTTAA
- a CDS encoding YkgJ family cysteine cluster protein, with protein sequence MTIHFSCTMCGRCCHGLRLPIGVDEAMAWLRDGGDVQLFCEAIPWPEEPPADNHLAWYKRRRSFAALSGQLPVRVIVSLMAAFEGACPNLQPDMRCGIYERRPRACRVYPAEVNPFFSLDRDSKLCPPEAWHTQDVLQGEDGEWTDLEVAGSIAGMREADARDAEVKARLCAILGIASSGLSNEGIVVHAPERERLLWALEAAQSAGTGGETGIAAWQIVSHRRATLELLQSAGTASRPASELEGTTAKFMGFVPGDPA encoded by the coding sequence ATGACCATCCACTTCTCATGCACGATGTGCGGCCGCTGCTGCCATGGCCTGCGGTTACCGATCGGCGTGGACGAGGCCATGGCATGGTTGCGGGACGGAGGCGACGTGCAGCTGTTCTGCGAAGCGATTCCCTGGCCGGAAGAACCGCCTGCCGACAATCACCTGGCCTGGTACAAGCGGCGCAGGTCGTTTGCAGCCCTCAGCGGGCAGTTGCCGGTGCGCGTCATCGTGTCCCTGATGGCGGCCTTCGAAGGGGCCTGCCCGAACCTCCAGCCGGACATGCGTTGCGGCATCTACGAGCGGCGGCCGAGGGCATGCCGGGTGTATCCGGCGGAGGTCAATCCGTTCTTCTCGCTGGACCGCGACTCGAAGCTGTGCCCGCCCGAAGCCTGGCACACCCAGGATGTACTCCAGGGAGAGGACGGCGAGTGGACCGACCTGGAAGTGGCGGGATCGATCGCGGGGATGCGCGAGGCCGACGCACGCGACGCCGAGGTGAAGGCGCGGTTGTGCGCCATCCTCGGCATCGCCTCGAGCGGTCTTTCGAACGAGGGTATCGTCGTCCATGCGCCGGAGCGCGAACGGCTGCTCTGGGCGCTCGAGGCGGCGCAAAGCGCCGGAACGGGGGGCGAGACCGGCATCGCCGCATGGCAGATCGTCTCGCACAGGCGTGCCACGCTCGAGCTTCTTCAATCGGCCGGGACGGCCTCGCGACCGGCGTCCGAGCTCGAGGGAACCACGGCGAAATTCATGGGCTTCGTTCCCGGCGATCCCGCTTAA
- a CDS encoding lipocalin-like domain-containing protein: protein MRRRWLFVTLLAMAGSGLAGDRVAYPRVPAEAPVVLPRDYGAHPGYRLEWWYVTGWLDTRTGPVGFQVTFFRTRLPFDDGNPSRFAARQLILAHVALADPAVGHLEHGQRLAREGFGLASAATTDTDVSIDDWKLVRVADGSFDTRVVTGDFTLDLKLAPTQAPLLQGDRGYSRKGPDADEASAYFSVPHLSVTGRLTRGSQTEEVRGTAWLDREWSSNLLNPRSVGWDWAGLNMDDGSALTVFRVRDASGRQMWAGGSLRDAGGALLVFGPDDVRFETRRAWRSPRTGASYPVETTLSVATPSGTKRYRVRPLMDDQELDTRPTGGPVYWEGAVRVDGGKGYLELVGYGGKLRP from the coding sequence ATGCGGAGACGGTGGCTGTTCGTGACGTTGCTGGCGATGGCCGGATCGGGCCTGGCCGGCGACCGCGTGGCGTATCCGCGCGTGCCGGCGGAGGCACCGGTGGTCCTGCCACGCGATTACGGTGCACACCCCGGTTACAGGCTCGAATGGTGGTACGTCACCGGCTGGCTGGACACGCGGACGGGGCCGGTGGGATTCCAGGTGACCTTTTTCCGTACGCGCCTGCCGTTCGACGACGGCAATCCCAGTCGCTTCGCCGCGCGGCAGCTGATTCTCGCCCATGTCGCCTTGGCGGACCCTGCCGTGGGGCACCTCGAGCATGGCCAGCGCCTGGCCCGCGAAGGCTTCGGACTCGCGAGCGCCGCGACGACAGACACCGATGTGTCGATCGACGACTGGAAGCTCGTGCGGGTAGCCGACGGCTCGTTCGACACGCGCGTCGTCACCGGGGACTTCACGCTCGACCTGAAGCTCGCGCCCACCCAGGCGCCGTTGTTGCAAGGCGATCGTGGCTACAGCCGCAAAGGTCCGGACGCCGACGAGGCCAGTGCCTATTTCAGCGTGCCGCACCTGTCCGTGACCGGGCGGCTCACCCGCGGTTCGCAGACGGAGGAGGTCCGCGGCACCGCCTGGCTCGATCGCGAATGGTCGTCGAACCTCCTGAATCCGCGGTCGGTCGGATGGGACTGGGCAGGACTCAACATGGACGACGGCAGTGCCCTCACCGTGTTTCGCGTGCGCGACGCGTCGGGTCGGCAGATGTGGGCGGGCGGTAGCCTCCGCGACGCCGGCGGCGCGCTGCTCGTCTTCGGGCCGGACGACGTGAGGTTCGAGACACGCCGGGCCTGGCGGTCGCCGCGAACGGGGGCGAGCTATCCCGTCGAGACGACCCTGTCCGTCGCGACGCCTTCGGGGACGAAGCGCTACAGGGTGCGTCCGCTCATGGACGACCAGGAACTGGATACCCGGCCAACCGGCGGCCCCGTGTACTGGGAAGGTGCCGTGAGGGTGGACGGAGGGAAGGGGTATCTCGAACTCGTGGGATATGGAGGGAAGCTGCGGCCATGA
- a CDS encoding FtsX-like permease family protein, translating to MPERRFFPLARRWLLFSEWRAHPGRVLAALLAIALGVALGFAVHLINASALGEFDKAVRSVSGAADLTVRSTNAFGFDEMLYPRVARLPGLSVSPVVTMAALVDGKTPVVLEGVDVFRAGGLEEGGGGSGSRGFDAFLAGRSVYLSSAQLAAAGRKVGDSVRLEANGHAYQVAIAGALPSAVGTRMAVMDIAAAQWRFGSLGRLQRLDIHLAPGMDAAQARKAIAATLPPDAIVVDAASDAAQNDSLSAAYRVNLDMLALVALLTGGFLVYSAQSLSVARRSAQFALLRVLGMERGTVRAQVLAEALLLGVVGAGAGIGLGLALASLALRLLGGDLGGGYFHGGTPQLVFAPWAAGIFAALGVSAAVLGSMVPALAAARTPPGIAIKNPGDSADPRVPIRPWRAIVLLVCAVLASFLPAVRGIALFGYVAVALLLASGVALMPWLARALVSPLRDLPLRAVPFRLATARLWGAPSQASVALAGILAATALTVAMAVMVTSFRGSVDRWLEDALGADAYLQVDDVAAGGFDAAALARMRHVPGVAQFAVLKETPLRFDERRPAVMLIARTLSGPGAQRSLIGKEAPARTGTTPVWVSEPASRVYGWKPGDMLVLPLPGSPRTTVAGIWRDYARQHGAIVVDERTYTRWTGDASRTAVSIRIAQDVSLESTIAALRMAAGPDGPAFTVSRPQDIRRRALDAFDRSFLITYLLEGIAVCVGLAGVAATIGAQVLARIREFGMLRHVGATRGELVRMLLIEGALLGGVGGVAGVALGLAMSQVLIHVVNPQSFHWTMDTLLPWPFLCGVVAGLVVATAGVAVAVGRNVLSTDAVRAVREDW from the coding sequence GTGCCTGAGCGCAGGTTTTTCCCGCTGGCGCGCCGCTGGCTGCTCTTCAGCGAGTGGCGGGCTCATCCGGGGCGCGTGCTGGCGGCGTTGCTGGCGATCGCGCTCGGCGTCGCGCTCGGATTCGCCGTGCACCTTATCAACGCCTCCGCGCTGGGGGAGTTCGACAAGGCCGTGCGTTCGGTCAGCGGCGCGGCGGACCTCACGGTGAGGTCGACCAACGCGTTCGGCTTCGACGAGATGCTTTACCCGCGCGTGGCGCGTCTTCCCGGGCTTTCCGTGTCGCCCGTCGTGACGATGGCCGCGCTCGTGGACGGGAAGACGCCGGTCGTGCTGGAGGGTGTCGACGTGTTCCGCGCGGGAGGCCTGGAGGAGGGGGGCGGCGGCAGCGGATCGCGGGGTTTCGACGCTTTCCTCGCCGGCAGGTCGGTATACCTTTCCTCGGCACAGCTTGCCGCGGCGGGGCGCAAGGTGGGCGACTCGGTCCGCCTCGAGGCCAACGGGCACGCATACCAGGTCGCCATCGCGGGCGCCTTGCCGTCGGCCGTCGGTACCCGGATGGCCGTCATGGACATCGCCGCCGCGCAGTGGCGCTTCGGCAGCCTGGGTCGCCTCCAGCGCCTGGACATCCACCTTGCGCCCGGCATGGATGCCGCGCAGGCGAGGAAGGCCATCGCCGCGACGTTGCCGCCGGATGCGATCGTCGTCGACGCGGCAAGCGACGCGGCGCAGAACGACAGCCTCTCCGCGGCCTACCGCGTGAACCTCGACATGCTCGCGCTGGTCGCGCTGCTGACGGGCGGCTTCCTCGTGTATTCCGCGCAGTCGCTCTCGGTGGCGCGGCGTAGCGCGCAGTTCGCCTTGCTGCGCGTGCTGGGCATGGAACGCGGCACGGTGCGCGCGCAGGTGCTGGCGGAAGCGCTGCTGCTCGGCGTCGTCGGCGCGGGTGCGGGCATCGGCCTCGGACTGGCGCTGGCTTCGCTCGCCCTGAGGCTCCTCGGCGGGGACCTCGGTGGCGGATATTTCCATGGGGGAACGCCGCAGCTCGTTTTCGCTCCGTGGGCGGCGGGCATCTTCGCTGCGCTCGGCGTATCGGCGGCCGTCCTGGGCAGTATGGTTCCGGCGCTGGCGGCCGCGCGCACGCCGCCGGGAATCGCCATCAAGAATCCCGGCGACAGCGCCGACCCGCGCGTGCCTATCCGTCCATGGCGAGCGATCGTGCTGCTGGTGTGCGCCGTGCTGGCTTCCTTCCTGCCTGCCGTGCGGGGTATCGCGCTGTTCGGTTACGTGGCCGTGGCGCTCCTGCTGGCCAGTGGCGTCGCGCTCATGCCGTGGCTGGCGCGCGCGCTCGTCTCCCCGCTGCGCGACCTGCCGCTCAGGGCGGTGCCGTTTCGTCTGGCGACGGCGCGCCTTTGGGGGGCGCCATCGCAAGCTTCGGTGGCGCTGGCCGGCATCCTGGCGGCTACCGCCTTGACCGTCGCGATGGCAGTGATGGTGACCAGCTTCCGCGGTTCGGTGGATCGCTGGCTTGAGGACGCCTTGGGAGCCGATGCCTATCTGCAGGTCGACGACGTGGCCGCCGGCGGCTTCGACGCGGCGGCATTGGCGCGTATGCGCCATGTGCCGGGCGTCGCGCAGTTCGCTGTCCTCAAGGAAACACCGCTTCGCTTCGATGAGCGACGTCCCGCGGTCATGCTGATCGCGCGGACGTTGAGCGGTCCCGGCGCCCAGCGCTCGCTCATCGGCAAGGAAGCCCCGGCGCGCACGGGCACGACACCCGTCTGGGTTTCCGAACCGGCATCGCGCGTCTATGGCTGGAAGCCCGGCGACATGCTCGTGCTGCCGCTGCCCGGTTCTCCAAGGACCACCGTGGCGGGCATATGGCGCGACTACGCCCGTCAGCACGGAGCGATCGTGGTGGACGAACGGACTTATACGCGATGGACGGGAGACGCCTCGCGCACGGCGGTTTCGATACGCATCGCACAGGACGTGAGCCTCGAATCCACGATCGCCGCCTTGCGCATGGCCGCAGGGCCCGACGGCCCGGCTTTCACGGTAAGCCGCCCGCAGGACATCCGCCGGCGGGCGCTCGATGCATTCGACCGGAGCTTCCTCATTACCTACCTGCTCGAAGGCATCGCCGTTTGCGTGGGACTTGCCGGCGTTGCCGCGACCATCGGCGCACAGGTACTGGCACGCATCAGGGAGTTCGGCATGCTCCGCCACGTGGGAGCGACGCGCGGCGAACTCGTGCGGATGCTGCTGATCGAAGGAGCGCTGCTCGGTGGCGTGGGTGGCGTGGCGGGTGTGGCATTGGGTCTTGCCATGAGCCAGGTGCTCATCCACGTGGTGAACCCGCAATCGTTCCACTGGACGATGGACACCCTCCTGCCATGGCCGTTCCTCTGCGGTGTCGTCGCCGGCCTGGTCGTGGCGACCGCGGGCGTGGCGGTGGCGGTGGGCCGCAACGTGTTGTCGACCGATGCGGTGCGCGCCGTTCGGGAGGACTGGTGA
- a CDS encoding ABC transporter ATP-binding protein: protein MLHVSGLVKTVPGGRTLFRGIDLALAPGEFVAITGESGAGKSTLLNLVAGLDSPDAGSVHIAGTDIASLDDDGRTRLRRDRIGFVFQAFHVLPHLDLAHNVALPLALQGREADESLAAAKAMLESVGLGGRDDAYPRELSGGELQRVAVARALVHRPDLILADEPTGNLDPDTAARTLALFVEQVRHAGAAVLLVTHSTVAAAVADRSLVLSPAGLVERA from the coding sequence ATGCTGCACGTTTCCGGTCTGGTCAAGACGGTGCCTGGTGGCAGGACCCTCTTCAGGGGCATCGACCTTGCGCTGGCCCCGGGCGAGTTCGTCGCCATCACCGGCGAGTCGGGCGCGGGGAAATCGACCCTGCTGAACCTTGTCGCGGGGCTCGATTCGCCCGATGCCGGGAGCGTGCATATCGCCGGTACGGACATCGCCAGCCTCGACGACGACGGCCGAACGCGGCTGCGGCGGGATCGCATCGGCTTCGTGTTCCAGGCCTTTCATGTGCTGCCGCACCTCGACCTCGCTCATAACGTGGCCCTGCCCCTGGCCCTGCAAGGGCGCGAGGCCGACGAATCGCTTGCCGCGGCCAAGGCCATGCTCGAATCGGTCGGCCTCGGTGGCCGGGACGACGCCTATCCGCGGGAACTCTCCGGTGGCGAGCTGCAGCGTGTGGCCGTCGCCCGCGCCCTCGTGCATCGTCCGGACCTGATTCTCGCCGACGAGCCCACGGGGAACCTCGATCCCGATACGGCGGCCCGCACGCTCGCCCTGTTCGTGGAGCAGGTCAGGCACGCGGGAGCCGCGGTCCTGCTGGTCACCCATTCGACGGTGGCGGCAGCCGTGGCCGATCGCTCGCTCGTGCTGTCGCCCGCGGGGCTGGTGGAACGTGCCTGA
- a CDS encoding GNAT family N-acetyltransferase, producing the protein MNYVCSTLHTLDELRALRDELASVAERPGAASGIVQHPDWIEYEVVSRHDGTVPHVIVVRNGAGQVAGYLAMLAIEHTARLDLAGRRVRLYRGAALRLLGSGVVAGDDERDTVELVVTRQLAGDTGVCVVRIQEADLPNRFARALSGHGGFRTVAANLLDQVHWSIEPQASSDDWLAGMGKKQRTDQVQRVGRAYRKLGGDAALYVFDTGESMAEYCRLMNEVYARTWHHDDLPIDWEAPERLALFRRLAGAGHLVGHVVVRDGRPLAYVHGYRIGGTYLVDDLGYDEEVAKIGLGSVAVFQAVRALIDRFPGERISFGYGDNQYKRLLSTRGDPCGSLYVVRPTRATAGFGVYAPVRWLYRGLHRVRADLRARKQG; encoded by the coding sequence ATGAACTACGTCTGCTCCACCCTGCATACCCTCGACGAGCTGCGCGCCTTGCGCGACGAACTCGCAAGCGTGGCCGAACGGCCGGGTGCCGCGAGCGGCATCGTGCAGCATCCCGACTGGATCGAATATGAAGTGGTCAGTCGCCACGACGGCACCGTGCCCCACGTGATCGTGGTGCGGAACGGGGCGGGGCAGGTGGCGGGTTACCTGGCGATGCTCGCCATCGAGCATACGGCGCGCCTCGACCTGGCGGGGCGCCGGGTGCGCCTCTATCGTGGTGCCGCCCTGCGCCTGCTCGGCAGCGGCGTCGTGGCGGGCGACGACGAGCGCGACACCGTCGAGCTCGTCGTGACGCGACAACTGGCCGGCGACACGGGGGTTTGCGTCGTCCGCATCCAGGAAGCCGACCTGCCGAACCGCTTCGCCAGGGCGCTTTCCGGTCATGGTGGCTTCCGCACCGTGGCGGCGAACCTGCTGGACCAGGTGCACTGGTCGATCGAGCCGCAGGCGTCGTCGGACGACTGGCTGGCCGGCATGGGAAAGAAACAGCGTACCGACCAGGTCCAGCGCGTCGGCCGCGCCTATCGCAAGCTGGGCGGCGACGCCGCGTTGTACGTGTTCGATACCGGCGAGTCCATGGCCGAGTACTGCCGCCTCATGAACGAGGTGTATGCGCGCACGTGGCACCACGACGACCTGCCGATCGATTGGGAAGCGCCTGAACGTCTCGCCTTGTTCCGGCGCCTCGCCGGGGCGGGCCATCTCGTCGGTCATGTGGTGGTACGGGACGGCCGTCCGCTCGCCTACGTGCATGGGTACCGCATCGGGGGAACGTACCTCGTCGACGACCTCGGCTACGACGAGGAAGTGGCGAAGATAGGGTTAGGCTCGGTGGCCGTGTTCCAGGCCGTGCGCGCCCTGATCGACCGCTTCCCGGGCGAACGCATCAGCTTCGGTTATGGCGACAACCAGTACAAGCGGTTGCTCTCGACCCGCGGCGATCCCTGCGGCTCCCTCTACGTGGTGCGGCCCACGCGCGCGACGGCGGGCTTCGGTGTCTATGCACCGGTACGCTGGCTCTACCGGGGGCTGCATCGCGTGCGCGCGGATTTGCGTGCGCGGAAGCAGGGCTGA
- a CDS encoding oligosaccharide flippase family protein: MNRRLAVLRSVGIVTVSTYVEYALGLLMSVWIARSLGPSEFGRYAFTVWLCGWLIVCSNHALTTSSTKFIAEADGMGDPALAAHLAARFSRIQTVSSLVVIGLFILVGWLFRPSEWEGSLLPIMGLVVVAVVAKANYAMLVAIGKGQERFEPEAVATVVGGIVGMLLVLAAMFLHADLVSFVALFAVACLLLNLVNRVAYRRCCRPYASGPIPPSVTARVNRHLRLTAALVLMGSFRIGTIEVFLLTTFTGSVAVGYFAIAGTLTRGAVQLFSVGLTSTLLPYMAKTYGESGTARAARFLSEATRFYWAVGIAIAGLGLVTTPEIVRLMYGTRYVDAIPAIEATLVLGGLLLIGNGIAAFQTVVDRQDDRIRIAVVALIANAVLGIALVPPFGLAGAVLTYAGTRMVEMALAIHYLRKATSGGLPVAAMSRLFAVGLVATLAAWAATAATPSRLGFLVGAAVFTVLYVPGSMLARYWTGDDFQLMTGIGRRLGPPGRVLVRVLEFVHPPVAKASP, encoded by the coding sequence ATGAACCGCCGCCTCGCCGTCCTCCGCAGCGTCGGCATCGTCACGGTGTCCACGTACGTCGAATACGCGCTCGGGCTGCTGATGAGCGTGTGGATCGCGCGCTCCCTCGGTCCATCCGAGTTCGGCCGCTACGCGTTCACGGTCTGGCTCTGCGGCTGGCTCATCGTCTGCTCCAACCATGCGTTGACCACCTCCTCGACGAAGTTCATCGCCGAAGCCGACGGCATGGGCGATCCGGCCCTCGCCGCGCATCTCGCCGCGCGCTTCTCGCGTATCCAGACGGTCAGCTCGCTGGTCGTCATCGGTTTGTTCATCCTCGTGGGCTGGCTGTTCCGCCCGTCGGAGTGGGAAGGCTCGCTGCTGCCGATCATGGGCCTCGTCGTGGTGGCGGTCGTCGCGAAGGCCAACTACGCCATGCTCGTGGCGATAGGCAAGGGCCAGGAACGCTTCGAGCCGGAAGCGGTCGCGACGGTGGTCGGCGGCATCGTCGGCATGCTCCTCGTTCTCGCGGCGATGTTCCTGCATGCCGACCTCGTGTCCTTCGTCGCCCTGTTCGCTGTCGCTTGCCTCCTGCTGAACCTCGTCAACCGCGTCGCTTATCGGCGCTGCTGCCGCCCGTACGCCAGCGGCCCCATCCCGCCCTCGGTGACCGCGCGCGTGAATCGCCACCTGCGCCTCACGGCCGCACTCGTGCTGATGGGATCGTTCCGTATCGGCACCATCGAAGTGTTCCTGCTCACCACGTTCACGGGTTCCGTGGCCGTGGGTTATTTCGCCATCGCAGGCACGCTCACCCGCGGCGCGGTACAGCTTTTTTCCGTGGGCCTCACGTCCACCTTGCTTCCGTACATGGCGAAGACGTACGGCGAGAGCGGCACGGCCCGCGCCGCGCGCTTCCTCTCCGAGGCCACGCGGTTCTACTGGGCCGTGGGTATCGCCATCGCCGGATTGGGCCTCGTCACCACGCCCGAGATCGTGCGGCTGATGTACGGGACCCGTTACGTGGATGCGATTCCCGCCATCGAGGCCACGCTCGTCCTCGGCGGACTGCTGCTCATCGGCAACGGCATCGCCGCGTTCCAGACCGTGGTGGACCGCCAGGACGACCGTATCCGCATAGCGGTCGTCGCGTTGATCGCCAACGCGGTGCTCGGCATCGCGCTGGTGCCGCCCTTCGGGCTCGCCGGCGCGGTGCTGACGTATGCCGGGACGCGCATGGTCGAGATGGCGCTCGCCATCCATTACCTGCGCAAGGCCACCAGCGGCGGGCTGCCGGTGGCGGCGATGTCGCGTCTGTTCGCCGTGGGCCTCGTGGCCACCCTTGCCGCGTGGGCCGCCACGGCGGCCACGCCATCGCGCCTGGGCTTCCTCGTGGGCGCGGCGGTGTTCACCGTCCTCTATGTGCCGGGAAGCATGCTCGCGCGCTACTGGACCGGCGACGACTTCCAGTTGATGACCGGCATCGGCCGGCGCCTGGGTCCGCCCGGCCGTGTCCTCGTCCGTGTCCTCGAGTTCGTCCATCCGCCGGTGGCGAAGGCCAGCCCATGA